Proteins found in one Mycoplasmopsis citelli genomic segment:
- a CDS encoding tRNA (cytidine(34)-2'-O)-methyltransferase → MLNVVLYQPEICPNTGNIIRTCFALGAKLHIIKPLGFDLHPKWLRRYGAGRMLSDIQHEVHDNYDQFYKKYQGKNIFYITRYGLKTYSDVNYKKEYKNSQELWIMFGRESTGIDKQILQKNIQNCVRIPMVDAMRSINLANCVSIVGFEIMRQLDFKNLSKFEVEKGKYFLINGSNNK, encoded by the coding sequence ATGCTAAATGTTGTTTTATATCAGCCCGAAATTTGCCCAAATACAGGCAATATTATTCGCACATGCTTTGCTTTAGGAGCAAAGCTTCATATTATTAAACCACTTGGATTTGATTTACATCCAAAATGATTACGAAGATATGGTGCTGGTCGTATGCTTTCTGATATACAGCATGAAGTGCATGATAACTATGACCAATTTTATAAAAAATATCAAGGTAAAAATATTTTTTATATAACTAGATATGGACTTAAAACTTATTCAGATGTAAACTATAAAAAAGAATATAAAAATTCTCAAGAATTGTGGATAATGTTTGGTAGAGAATCAACAGGAATAGATAAACAAATCCTTCAAAAAAATATTCAAAATTGTGTACGAATTCCTATGGTTGATGCAATGAGATCAATAAATTTAGCTAATTGTGTAAGTATTGTCGGCTTTGAAATAATGAGACAACTTGATTTTAAGAATCTTTCAAAATTTGAAGTTGAAAAAGGAAAATATTTTTTAATTAATGGAAGTAATAACAAGTAA
- a CDS encoding Eco57I restriction-modification methylase domain-containing protein: MDKIEKGQFFTTRNVFKDNSVFVEFMNSYNLWDKKLLEPFAGSNLLIKFIKEYNPNIKYNSFDIEPQNEEVQQNDSINNWFYKGYDFIITNPPYLSKHSAKRMRIKINNFQEFDDLYKVSLWKCIENIRFTIAIIPATLINSNRKADQKIINKLVAFQLIPNKDNFNDTEHPVAIAYFDNEKENKDFLLYESNVFIKSFCNLKEMEEKILYKKNSWMVTFNTDVNHNLSVVCCDNTRDTNNIGFKNNSYLSNIKSKSTDRHKVKISVLSNVDKNLIRKLNDKIKELRENNCDYLWATFKGVSKINKYRRRIDFKTLRKIINSI; encoded by the coding sequence ATGGATAAGATAGAAAAAGGTCAATTTTTTACCACTAGAAATGTTTTTAAAGATAATTCGGTGTTTGTAGAATTTATGAATTCTTACAATTTATGAGATAAAAAACTTTTAGAGCCATTTGCTGGATCTAATTTATTAATAAAATTCATAAAAGAATATAATCCTAATATTAAATATAATTCTTTTGATATAGAACCTCAAAATGAAGAAGTTCAACAAAATGATAGTATTAATAATTGATTTTACAAAGGATATGATTTTATAATTACTAACCCTCCTTATTTATCAAAACACTCGGCTAAAAGAATGCGAATAAAAATTAATAATTTTCAAGAATTTGATGATTTATATAAAGTTTCACTTTGAAAATGCATTGAAAATATTCGTTTCACAATCGCTATTATTCCTGCGACACTAATAAACAGTAACAGAAAAGCAGATCAAAAAATTATTAATAAATTGGTAGCTTTTCAACTCATACCTAATAAAGATAATTTTAATGACACAGAGCATCCTGTTGCTATCGCTTATTTTGATAACGAAAAAGAAAATAAAGATTTTTTATTGTATGAATCAAACGTTTTTATTAAATCATTTTGTAATTTAAAGGAAATGGAAGAAAAAATTTTATATAAAAAAAATAGTTGAATGGTAACTTTTAACACTGATGTTAATCATAATTTATCTGTAGTTTGTTGCGATAACACTAGAGATACTAATAATATTGGTTTCAAAAACAATTCTTATTTATCAAATATAAAATCAAAATCTACAGATAGACATAAAGTTAAAATTTCTGTTTTGAGTAATGTTGATAAAAACTTAATTAGAAAGTTAAATGACAAAATCAAGGAATTAAGAGAAAATAATTGTGATTATTTATGAGCAACATTTAAAGGGGTTTCTAAAATAAACAAATATCGCAGGAGAATTGATTTTAAGACACTAAGAAAAATTATAAATTCAATATAA
- a CDS encoding ABC transporter ATP-binding protein: protein MFFRKKSPQNEPEQLSNNEDVVQITKKNTPVKINKKNVFDILDEDSGSNKVIVDHSIARKLAKAANLKRPKDEFKYLRNSPNAIIEVKDVSKYYLSGTNVTRVLKNISLTINRGEFIMIYGKSGGGKSTLLNLISGLDRPSKGHVIVCDTNLPYLSDNSLTLFRREHVSFIFQNYNLLQNLSAYDNVETGSYLQKNKAKKLDIDQLFSEFDMDDVKTKFPSQMSGGQQQRVSILRALAKNAEIIFADEPTGALDDKTSEIVLSYLYDINKKYNTTIVMVTHNPSIAPIADRVIHVASGKITKILSNKNP, encoded by the coding sequence ATGTTTTTTAGAAAAAAATCACCTCAAAATGAACCTGAACAACTAAGTAATAATGAAGATGTTGTTCAAATTACCAAAAAAAATACACCAGTAAAAATTAATAAAAAAAACGTCTTTGACATTTTAGATGAAGATAGTGGTTCAAATAAAGTTATTGTTGATCACTCAATTGCTCGTAAATTAGCTAAAGCTGCTAATTTAAAAAGACCCAAAGATGAATTTAAATATTTAAGAAACTCACCAAATGCAATTATTGAAGTTAAAGATGTAAGTAAATATTATTTATCTGGAACTAATGTTACTAGAGTTTTAAAAAATATTTCTTTAACCATAAATCGTGGAGAATTTATCATGATTTATGGAAAATCAGGAGGGGGTAAAAGTACACTTTTAAATCTTATTAGTGGACTTGATCGACCTTCAAAAGGACATGTTATAGTTTGCGATACTAATTTACCTTATTTAAGTGATAATTCATTAACCTTATTTAGAAGAGAACATGTAAGTTTTATCTTTCAAAATTACAACTTATTACAAAATCTTTCAGCTTATGATAATGTTGAAACTGGTTCATATTTACAAAAAAATAAAGCTAAAAAATTAGATATTGATCAACTTTTTAGTGAGTTTGATATGGACGATGTTAAAACAAAGTTTCCCTCACAAATGTCTGGAGGACAACAACAAAGGGTTTCGATTTTACGGGCTTTGGCTAAAAATGCAGAAATAATATTTGCTGATGAACCTACCGGAGCTTTAGATGATAAAACTTCTGAAATTGTTTTAAGTTATTTATATGATATTAATAAAAAATATAATACAACAATTGTTATGGTTACTCACAATCCTTCAATTGCTCCAATTGCTGACCGAGTTATTCATGTAGCTTCAGGAAAAATTACAAAAATCCTTAGTAACAAAAATCCTTAG
- a CDS encoding TrmH family RNA methyltransferase, whose product MEVITSKNNLKIKQLVKLKQKKYRNEFQSFLIEGYHLVDEALKHNLVVEIIENNKTAKYKNSTLVSREVIEYLSSTQNPQNIVAKCKFIKAKSKINKLLILNNLQDPGNIGTIFRIAKAFGFDSIAVENFDFYNEKVIRSSQGAFFDLNIFKINSTQEYLDYLKDQGFKIYATVLNQNAQKLKDVDFPTSKIAIILGNEGNGISKEIQELSDVCIYIPIEFESLNVASCAAIILNKIYNRE is encoded by the coding sequence ATGGAAGTAATAACAAGTAAAAATAACCTAAAAATCAAGCAATTAGTTAAATTAAAACAAAAGAAATATCGAAATGAGTTTCAAAGTTTTTTAATTGAAGGTTATCATTTAGTTGATGAAGCACTCAAACATAATTTGGTTGTCGAAATTATTGAAAATAATAAAACAGCAAAATATAAAAATTCAACATTAGTTTCTCGAGAAGTTATCGAATATTTATCTTCAACTCAAAACCCCCAAAATATAGTAGCAAAATGTAAATTTATTAAAGCAAAATCAAAAATTAATAAGTTATTAATTTTAAATAATTTGCAAGATCCAGGCAATATAGGAACAATTTTTAGAATAGCAAAGGCTTTTGGTTTTGATAGCATTGCTGTTGAGAATTTTGATTTTTATAACGAAAAAGTAATTAGGTCTTCTCAAGGTGCATTTTTTGATTTAAATATTTTTAAAATTAATAGCACTCAAGAATATTTAGATTATCTTAAAGATCAAGGATTTAAAATTTATGCAACAGTTTTAAATCAAAATGCACAAAAATTAAAAGATGTAGATTTTCCAACTTCAAAAATAGCTATTATCCTTGGAAATGAGGGAAATGGAATTTCTAAAGAAATTCAAGAGCTTTCAGATGTGTGTATTTATATTCCGATTGAGTTTGAAAGCTTAAATGTAGCATCTTGTGCAGCTATTATTTTAAACAAAATATATAACAGAGAGTAA
- a CDS encoding ABC transporter permease — MKVQYNKYRNLSNGHDLTVDLNIPSSGTFFNNGYYVNGLTQSNGGIYYDKPINYISGQYSLSRDIISTELINDNYISLAKFVGNNDEFSNKYIRKSDFIRFYNSLVDPNFSEQGIKFNYTTATKTFSINKNYSLTAYLKDKDTFNEYKIKLSPDKLRAFSFDHDYKISDLINLEKNDDTIYFSQLPILFVNLKTNELTFDFVKGKEWDQKEQAYKIFGNKLAKLFGLTQLNDNEFVYVRDTSTEPVLATLPIEKDGDLAEFYNTPIKNIYSYEQLFGNENIIIDVTKSFAFESSRNYLVPIEWAAIETEETFYRRKLYTTTFDEENKDKWKGSYKTFISNIFQSDDNELKKQYSRFAYWDKEINHFITNFDKNGNLENKQTLINNSLVTLSLDDINKIKLKLAPVKNQPEVVNLNNFALNNEQTIAQIEGFNQVNNDEYKILTSKSHKEDIVKSIRNGALSVTKENIIEKIKDLFGPNDEEHKEEREKNIGLRQTVTVDSVDEEGKKSVLHFVNIGDNNQVKGVKLNVDKLINESQQKTPLTNSSTSIDDFFKTKQINSFIAKEILDNARSNISPLPEYLVADYNYDTLIYTNNISKTSVTYNGKKVYKLSTLADEKSSDVNKFNGYGVTTLDLEKFILVKAVNNEDGTFSHWVNVSVDENVNGLLNLNQLFEYLTSRNWTLRLIFVNPNGWGRVDPQFPNIVSVPFYYRGPKVDILQEALNKNSLALALDYIQKTLYESGLVSNGFITKEEVYAIIEGANFTINRNDFARIFSSGNINLIVIPKMALDLIYSLSHNPKGDYLSKILDSILSRIIKILETKGTLEQQKTYLKSQIENLYTFIKGIFAVDLNKIIEPETLINISKDPKVFLQSLRDIISGFDFRSFSDKVEKFFKEKYNKREVIDGIERERKISITEIMVWLFESTNQNIIKNGIFNILDNIDTKFLFESKHGIKSILNNLLPNNLNPLIDSIIKKINDPNNSENQKYSNFINGLKFFISSFDLNVFLDTLSKNIKLINFDKKSLIANRITGQNDVVNKYYYAGAINNIDIYYSFFKSFFNVPSADKTFKDQIVKMFNLSSKGTSIKIADKKFLNIPTKDDQKLGFFDIINSINLEYDSSKLIIFKIDSVLNSIKNLNELKFDLLNEEQKNILITYLGLENKTNLDKKSLDEFVLKWENILKLILLNPADLQYKNNLSIGSLAYFFKNYDIDYTSTPFYSLTKKFLDELFPSNLFDQYSYPQYSWILFKEWWNLYNKLQNVDHQRKIEFLNKWLEFANSKEVVDSFNNFDLFKPSSQNIALGEQTNFRISRSLANPNRMKELFFQRENGKYTNEKLQQLLEQYSEFSEVIQKREFAWTVVFSQIAASNMYFSTQTNSLNQTILKYHGLQSIVINNFINGFLNNNLVTENVSNLNKIFDTFEGNRFSIIGIPDVIFNSFFTSFYPQTLIWYFTNTDDIDFSVSDNINIAYFIKSKLIKFEEVSKLSLNEFKKWIENFAPEKFFNSTIESDFTFAIAIDDDFFTWQKKQVNYKNGNYNIFGVNLFDVILGAMDAITAPLVQNSFLTFSQSPSYVAKANYAWLSKNNKKIYTGDIPDNPAELQVLLQKLSKDFLVEINGSKFILVGEDISYDYLYPVIDEENLQVDTQNQAILYVNEKGFSRIRYSYTGNTLKEYLVVKAPNNSTPEKIQQQIEDIIQNTIDDPNKIKRSYLINELDGLNPERSLRISAIEKIIKSVSAISYQLSSIMIFLVAISIIFIIKRYVSNKNKVIGILVAQGYTPIQIALSMTVFALFTSVIGGTSGYLLGFINQALGIKIISAYWTIPIETLSFSFTSFALTVILPMLGMSLLIFVITIWSLRWKAIDLMGGIADLSIGNLQQKYQKIFSKVNVKGKFSASLIFNSFWKLSAFGFSIILTSIATIFQFSTLGVFEKSINKTYQNRDYSYKFDLITPTVEGGALMPFNNQVQNNLYVQIGNISEFNQTQSTYFKVGRSSAINIDDLNGNPSEFDAHVITQFSVNLKIDSTISIDPWTLVYNNLPDSQKARINKLRNQVALLLEKSQPFVVFNKDNTLNIKETAKSKQDFFHYVANEQNPIEGKFYYLKWNELEDQYDHYVISTGKFRDEYRKFLVDAYAKIPQGSSINDYFVSFNGIYFNDKNDEPYTYVDSIYKNGSIRLYGYKRDSKQLKLIDEKGVNLLELINKDFEANNESLDQPIPLVINNVVKDKYKLSLGKEINLPVLNTTTRFQAKIDAVLKAIPYTENFKSYTFKVVGINPTFINNEFIIPKKAADKITGLDLLKNNPKYGPFNGILSKDTIPQQLLNSASIYSYSGYAGTLQSFDVKSSTLVEKQNLYDALFATKTTSPNLPSEGLLRQWGWSDEKIASFIDSNFNAQTTSVQEVFDKGRNLPDIPIQKVGEIFNNLVYVPVAASIDSKDIEVGFTTTIAKTVQIIVTFITLLTFIVSMIILVIVSTILINENEKNIAIWTILGYSQKEKLKMFFGIYIPFILLSILLSLPITYGLITFFSGFLTTAASIAIPLSLSIFSVGITFAVIFSVFLATSIISWRNINKIKAIDLLKGK; from the coding sequence ATGAAGGTTCAGTATAACAAATACCGAAACCTTTCTAATGGACATGATTTAACAGTAGATTTAAATATTCCTTCTTCAGGAACATTTTTTAACAACGGCTACTATGTAAATGGATTAACTCAATCAAATGGGGGTATTTATTACGATAAACCCATTAACTACATTTCTGGGCAATATTCTCTTAGTAGAGATATTATTTCAACTGAGTTAATTAATGATAATTACATTAGTTTAGCAAAGTTTGTTGGTAATAATGATGAATTTTCAAACAAGTATATTCGTAAAAGTGATTTTATTAGGTTTTATAATTCACTTGTAGATCCAAATTTTTCTGAGCAAGGAATTAAATTTAATTACACTACAGCAACTAAAACTTTTTCAATTAATAAAAATTATTCACTTACTGCTTACTTAAAAGATAAAGATACTTTTAATGAATACAAAATTAAATTATCACCAGATAAATTACGAGCTTTTAGTTTTGATCATGATTATAAAATTTCGGATTTAATAAATTTAGAAAAAAATGATGATACCATCTATTTTTCGCAATTACCAATTTTATTTGTTAATTTAAAAACCAATGAATTAACTTTTGATTTTGTAAAAGGAAAAGAATGAGATCAAAAAGAACAAGCTTATAAAATTTTTGGAAATAAATTAGCAAAATTATTTGGTTTAACTCAGCTTAATGATAATGAATTTGTTTATGTTCGTGACACTTCAACTGAACCAGTTTTAGCAACATTACCTATTGAAAAAGATGGTGATTTAGCTGAATTTTATAATACACCAATTAAGAATATTTATTCATATGAACAACTTTTTGGAAACGAAAATATTATTATTGATGTTACAAAAAGCTTTGCATTTGAATCAAGCAGAAATTATCTTGTTCCAATTGAGTGAGCCGCTATTGAAACAGAAGAGACTTTTTATCGCCGTAAACTATATACAACAACTTTTGATGAAGAAAACAAAGATAAATGAAAAGGGTCATATAAAACCTTTATTTCTAATATTTTTCAGAGCGATGATAATGAATTAAAAAAACAATACAGCAGATTTGCCTATTGAGATAAAGAAATTAATCATTTTATTACTAATTTTGATAAAAACGGAAATTTAGAAAATAAACAAACCTTAATTAATAATTCACTTGTTACTTTATCTTTAGATGATATTAATAAAATTAAGCTTAAACTTGCTCCTGTCAAAAATCAGCCTGAAGTAGTTAATTTAAACAATTTTGCATTAAATAATGAACAAACAATTGCTCAAATTGAAGGTTTTAATCAAGTTAATAATGATGAGTATAAAATTTTAACTTCAAAATCACATAAAGAAGATATTGTTAAAAGTATTCGAAATGGAGCTTTATCAGTAACTAAAGAAAATATCATTGAAAAAATCAAAGATTTATTTGGACCTAATGATGAAGAACATAAAGAAGAAAGAGAAAAAAATATTGGTCTTAGACAAACTGTTACTGTTGATTCAGTTGATGAAGAAGGTAAAAAAAGTGTTTTACACTTTGTAAATATAGGTGATAATAATCAAGTTAAAGGTGTTAAACTAAATGTTGATAAATTAATTAATGAATCACAGCAAAAAACTCCTTTAACAAATTCTTCAACTTCAATTGATGATTTCTTTAAAACTAAACAAATTAATTCATTTATTGCTAAAGAAATTTTAGATAATGCACGTTCAAATATTAGTCCTCTTCCTGAATATTTAGTTGCAGATTATAATTATGATACTTTAATTTATACTAATAATATTAGTAAAACTTCAGTAACTTATAATGGTAAAAAAGTTTATAAATTATCAACTTTAGCTGATGAAAAATCAAGTGATGTTAATAAATTCAATGGTTATGGAGTTACTACTTTAGATTTAGAGAAATTTATTTTAGTAAAAGCAGTTAATAATGAAGATGGGACTTTTTCTCATTGAGTTAATGTTAGCGTTGACGAAAATGTTAATGGTCTTTTGAATTTAAATCAACTCTTTGAATATTTAACTAGTCGAAATTGAACTCTTCGCTTAATTTTTGTTAACCCCAATGGTTGGGGAAGAGTTGATCCTCAATTTCCAAATATAGTTTCAGTTCCATTTTATTATAGAGGTCCAAAAGTTGATATTCTTCAAGAAGCATTAAATAAAAATTCACTTGCTTTAGCTCTTGATTACATTCAAAAAACTCTTTATGAATCAGGATTAGTTTCAAATGGATTTATAACTAAAGAGGAAGTTTATGCAATTATTGAAGGAGCAAATTTTACTATCAATAGAAACGATTTTGCACGGATTTTTTCTTCAGGAAATATTAATTTAATTGTTATTCCTAAAATGGCACTAGATTTAATTTATAGTTTAAGCCACAATCCTAAGGGTGATTATCTTTCAAAAATTCTTGATTCAATTTTAAGTAGAATTATTAAAATTTTAGAAACTAAAGGAACTTTAGAGCAACAAAAAACTTATTTAAAATCACAAATTGAAAATTTATATACCTTTATTAAAGGTATTTTCGCAGTTGATTTAAATAAAATCATTGAACCAGAAACTTTAATTAATATTTCAAAAGATCCTAAAGTATTTTTACAATCTTTAAGAGATATTATTTCAGGATTTGATTTTCGTTCTTTTTCGGATAAAGTTGAGAAATTTTTCAAAGAAAAATATAACAAAAGAGAAGTTATTGACGGAATAGAAAGAGAAAGAAAAATTAGTATTACCGAAATTATGGTTTGACTTTTTGAAAGTACAAATCAAAACATTATTAAAAATGGAATTTTTAATATTTTAGATAATATTGATACTAAATTCTTATTTGAATCTAAACATGGAATAAAATCAATTTTAAATAACCTTTTACCTAATAACCTTAATCCACTTATTGATTCAATTATTAAAAAAATCAACGATCCAAATAATAGTGAAAATCAAAAATATTCAAACTTTATCAATGGATTAAAATTTTTCATTAGTTCATTTGATTTAAATGTCTTTTTAGATACCTTATCAAAAAACATTAAGTTAATTAACTTTGATAAAAAATCATTAATAGCTAACCGAATTACCGGACAAAACGATGTTGTAAATAAATATTATTATGCTGGTGCAATCAATAATATTGATATCTATTATTCATTTTTCAAATCCTTTTTTAATGTTCCGAGTGCTGATAAAACATTTAAAGATCAAATTGTTAAAATGTTTAATTTATCAAGTAAAGGAACTTCAATTAAAATTGCTGATAAAAAATTCTTAAATATTCCAACTAAAGATGATCAAAAACTAGGGTTTTTTGACATCATTAATTCTATTAATTTAGAATATGATTCCTCAAAACTAATTATATTTAAAATCGATTCAGTTTTAAATTCAATTAAAAACTTAAATGAACTTAAATTCGACTTATTAAATGAAGAACAAAAAAACATTTTAATTACATATTTAGGATTAGAAAATAAAACTAACTTAGATAAGAAATCACTTGATGAGTTTGTTTTGAAATGAGAAAACATTTTAAAACTAATACTTTTAAATCCTGCTGATTTACAGTATAAAAATAATTTAAGTATAGGTTCTTTAGCATATTTCTTCAAAAATTATGATATTGATTACACATCAACACCTTTTTATAGTTTAACTAAAAAATTTCTTGACGAATTATTTCCAAGCAATTTATTTGATCAGTATTCATACCCACAATATTCTTGAATTTTATTTAAAGAATGATGAAATTTATATAATAAACTTCAAAATGTTGATCATCAAAGAAAAATTGAATTTTTAAATAAATGATTAGAATTTGCTAATTCAAAAGAAGTGGTAGATTCATTTAATAATTTTGATTTATTTAAACCAAGTTCGCAAAATATTGCTTTAGGTGAACAAACTAATTTCAGAATTTCTCGATCATTAGCTAATCCTAATCGAATGAAAGAATTATTTTTTCAAAGAGAAAATGGAAAGTATACCAATGAAAAATTACAACAATTATTAGAACAATATAGTGAATTTAGTGAAGTAATTCAAAAACGCGAATTCGCTTGAACAGTAGTATTTTCACAAATTGCAGCTTCAAATATGTACTTTAGTACTCAAACAAATTCACTTAATCAAACTATCCTTAAATATCATGGGTTGCAATCAATTGTTATAAATAACTTTATTAATGGATTTTTAAACAATAACTTAGTAACTGAAAATGTTTCAAATCTTAATAAAATTTTTGATACTTTTGAAGGAAATCGTTTTTCAATAATTGGAATTCCTGATGTAATTTTTAATTCGTTTTTTACTAGCTTTTATCCTCAAACATTAATTTGATATTTTACTAATACTGACGATATTGATTTTTCAGTGTCAGATAATATTAACATTGCTTACTTTATCAAAAGCAAGTTAATTAAATTTGAAGAAGTTTCAAAACTTTCACTTAATGAATTTAAAAAATGAATTGAAAATTTTGCTCCAGAAAAATTCTTTAATTCTACAATTGAAAGTGACTTTACCTTTGCAATTGCAATTGATGATGATTTTTTTACTTGGCAGAAAAAACAAGTAAATTATAAAAATGGCAATTACAATATTTTTGGAGTAAATTTATTTGATGTTATTTTAGGTGCAATGGATGCAATTACTGCACCACTTGTACAAAATAGTTTTTTAACTTTTAGTCAGAGTCCTTCATATGTAGCTAAAGCTAATTATGCTTGATTATCAAAAAACAATAAAAAAATCTATACTGGTGATATTCCTGATAATCCAGCAGAACTTCAAGTATTACTTCAAAAACTCAGCAAAGACTTTTTAGTTGAAATAAATGGTTCAAAATTTATTCTTGTTGGAGAAGATATCTCTTATGATTATTTATATCCAGTTATTGATGAAGAAAACTTGCAAGTAGATACTCAAAATCAAGCTATTTTGTACGTTAATGAAAAAGGATTTTCAAGAATTAGATATTCATATACAGGCAATACCCTTAAAGAATATCTAGTTGTTAAAGCTCCAAATAATAGCACTCCAGAAAAAATTCAACAACAAATTGAAGATATTATTCAAAATACTATTGATGATCCAAATAAAATTAAAAGATCATATTTAATTAATGAACTTGACGGACTAAATCCTGAACGTTCACTTAGAATTTCTGCAATTGAAAAGATTATTAAATCAGTGTCAGCAATTTCATATCAACTATCATCGATAATGATTTTCTTAGTTGCTATTTCAATTATTTTTATTATTAAACGGTACGTTTCTAATAAAAATAAAGTTATTGGTATTTTAGTTGCTCAAGGATATACTCCAATTCAAATTGCTCTTTCAATGACGGTGTTTGCACTCTTTACTTCAGTAATTGGAGGAACATCAGGATATTTACTTGGGTTTATTAACCAAGCATTAGGAATTAAAATTATTTCTGCTTATTGAACTATTCCAATTGAAACACTTTCATTTTCATTTACATCCTTTGCATTAACGGTGATTTTACCAATGCTTGGAATGTCACTACTTATTTTTGTAATTACTATTTGATCACTTAGATGAAAAGCAATCGATTTAATGGGTGGAATTGCCGATTTATCAATTGGAAACTTGCAACAAAAATACCAAAAAATCTTTAGCAAAGTTAATGTTAAAGGAAAATTCTCAGCATCATTAATTTTTAATAGTTTTTGAAAACTATCCGCCTTTGGATTTAGTATTATTCTCACAAGTATTGCGACAATATTCCAATTTTCTACCTTAGGAGTTTTTGAAAAATCAATTAATAAAACCTATCAAAATCGGGATTATTCATATAAATTTGATTTAATTACTCCAACTGTTGAAGGTGGAGCATTAATGCCTTTTAATAATCAAGTACAAAATAATTTATATGTTCAAATTGGAAATATTTCTGAATTTAATCAAACTCAAAGCACTTACTTTAAAGTAGGGCGCTCAAGTGCAATTAATATTGATGATTTAAACGGAAATCCAAGTGAATTTGATGCTCACGTAATCACTCAATTTTCAGTTAATTTAAAAATTGATTCAACTATTTCAATTGATCCTTGAACATTGGTATATAACAATTTACCTGATTCACAAAAAGCTCGAATTAATAAATTAAGAAACCAAGTAGCTTTATTACTTGAAAAATCACAACCATTTGTTGTGTTTAATAAAGATAACACTTTAAATATTAAAGAAACAGCTAAAAGCAAACAAGATTTTTTCCATTATGTTGCAAATGAGCAAAATCCAATTGAAGGTAAATTTTATTACCTTAAATGAAATGAATTAGAAGATCAATATGATCATTATGTTATTTCAACAGGAAAATTTAGAGATGAATACCGGAAATTCTTAGTGGATGCATACGCAAAAATTCCACAAGGAAGCTCAATTAATGACTATTTTGTTTCATTTAATGGAATTTATTTTAATGATAAAAATGATGAACCATACACTTATGTTGATTCAATTTATAAAAATGGCTCAATTCGACTTTACGGTTATAAACGCGACAGCAAGCAATTAAAATTAATTGATGAAAAAGGTGTTAACTTACTTGAATTAATTAATAAAGATTTTGAAGCAAATAATGAATCTTTAGATCAACCAATTCCATTAGTTATTAATAATGTTGTTAAAGATAAATATAAACTATCCCTTGGAAAAGAAATTAATCTTCCAGTGCTTAATACTACCACTCGATTCCAAGCTAAAATTGATGCAGTTTTAAAAGCAATTCCATATACTGAAAACTTTAAATCTTATACTTTTAAGGTTGTTGGAATTAATCCTACTTTTATTAATAATGAATTTATTATTCCTAAAAAAGCAGCTGATAAAATAACTGGATTAGATTTACTTAAAAATAATCCTAAATATGGTCCATTTAACGGAATTTTATCTAAAGATACAATTCCACAGCAACTACTTAATTCTGCTTCGATATATTCATATTCTGGATATGCAGGAACATTGCAAAGTTTTGATGTGAAATCATCAACATTAGTTGAAAAACAAAATCTTTATGATGCATTATTTGCAACTAAAACTACCTCACCAAATCTTCCTTCAGAAGGATTGCTTAGACAATGAGGTTGAAGTGATGAAAAAATAGCTTCATTTATTGATTCAAACTTCAATGCTCAAACTACTAGCGTTCAAGAAGTTTTTGATAAAGGAAGAAATCTTCCAGATATTCCAATTCAAAAGGTTGGTGAAATATTTAATAACTTAGTTTATGTACCAGTTGCTGCAAGCATTGATTCAAAAGATATTGAAGTTGGATTTACAACCACTATTGCAAAAACTGTGCAAATAATTGTAACTTTTATTACTTTATTAACTTTTATTGTTTCGATGATTATTCTTGTGATTGTTTCAACAATCTTAATTAATGAAAATGAAAAAAATATTGCTATTTGAACAATTTTAGGGTATTCTCAAAAAGAAAAACTTAAAATGTTCTTTGGTATTTATATTCCATTTATTCTCTTATCGATTTTATTATCTCTTCCAATTACTTATGGTTTAATTACGTTCTTTAGTGGATTTTTAACCACTGCAGCTTCAATAGCTATTCCGCTTTCATTATCAATTTTTAGTGTTGGAATTACTTTTGCAGTTATCTTTAGCGTCTTTTTAGCAACTTCAATTATTTCTTGAAGAAATATTAATAAAATTAAAGCAATTGACTTATTGAAAGGTAAATAA